Genomic segment of Candidatus Jordarchaeales archaeon:
TCGGCAGGAAGACCGATAACCTCTCCTCCGCTTCTCCTTCATCCCCCATGCTGACAAAGACGTCAGTGTAAACCACGTCCGCCCCCTCAACAGCCTTCTCTGGGGAGTTAAGTATCCGAATTTCCGTTTCTGGTTGAGCCATTGACACAGCTTTTTCAACTATCTCTCTCTTGGGCTCATACCCCTTGGGGGTTGCCACTCTTATATTCACTCCAAGCATGCTGCATGCCAGGAGAAGGGAGTGGCAGACGTTGTTTCCATCCCCCACGAACGCCAATGTGACGCCCCTCAGTCTTCCGAGCTTTTCCTTCACGGTAAGCATGTCCGCTAGAGCTTGGCAAGGATGTTCCAAGTCGCTTAGGGCATTTACCACAGGCACCCCAGAGTACTCCGCTAACACTTCCAGATCCCTGTGACTGTAAACTCTTGCTATAATTCCGTCTACATATCTTCCGAGCACCCTTGCAGTATCCTTCAACGGCTCTCCCCTAACTAGCTGCAGCTCATCCCCTCGGAGAAATATGAAATCCCCTCCAAGGCGTCTAACGGCAACCTCAAACGAGACCCTCGTTCTAGTTGACGGCTTAAGGAATATTGCGGCGACTATCTTTCCACTGAGCACTTTCGGCGGCGGCACTCCTCCCTTTATCCTTTCAGCGGTTAGTAGGAGCTTTTCCAGTTCTTCACGTGTAACATCTGCTACTGAAAGGAAGTGTCTGACCATTCCTCTCTTCCTGTCTAAACTATTCTCTCCACAAACCACTCGGCGTCAAATTTTTCCAAGTCATCGTAACCCTGCCCTACCCCAACGAACATTATAGGCTTCCTCGTGGCGTAGGTTATTGATAGTGCAGCACCCCCCTTGGCATCCGCGTCAACCTTCGTTAGGATTATGGCGTCTATGCCAACCGCCTCATTGAACTTTTCAGCCTGCTCGACTGCGTCGTTTCCCGTCAGGGCGTCTCCGACGAACACTTTAAGATCGGGGTTCACAACTCTTACTATCTTCTTCATCTCGTCAAGCAGGTTTTTGTCGGTCTGCATTCTGCCCGCGGTGTCCACTAGCACCACGTTCACGTGCTTAGCCCTTGCGTGTTCGACAGCGTCCCAGGCTACCGCCGCGGCATCGGAGCGGTAGGATTGCTTTATGCACTTTACACCCAGGTTTTTAGCATGTTTTTCAAGCTGCTCTATGCTTCCAGCCCTAAAAGTGTCTGCTGCCGCGAGAACGCACGAGAAACCATTCTTCTGAAGGAAGTGAGCCACTTTTGCGACCGATAATGTTTTCCCCGTCCCGTTAACTCCCAAAAAAACCATGGTGAACGGCTCGCCGGTCCTCTTTTTCTCTTCTACCATCTTAACAAGGTCTATTTCCCCGCCACTCCTCAGAACCTCTAGTACCGCCTCCCTGAGGGAATCTCTAACTAAGCTTTTCACGTCAGTGAATCTTTTGACTTTGCTGCCGATTAACTTCTCCTTTAAGCTCTGGGCAATTTTCTCTGCGACTTTGAGCGAGACGTCGTTTTGCACCAAGACTAATTGGAGCTCCCAGAGTATGCTGTCAAGCTCACTCTCGCTAAGTTCTTTGACGGTGATCTTTTCAATTACCCTTCCAATACCTTCCCTAACTTTCTCAAACAAAGGGGGCCCCTCTCTCCCCTACTTATTCCTCCGGGCTAATCGAGTCCCTTTTCCTTGCTTATCTTCGCCGCCAGCTCCTGCAACTGCCTGTTTAGCTCCCTAGCCCGCCTAACCGTGGCGTCAAGCTGCTGGGCTGTGTTCTGCAACTCCCTTTCCAGCTCCCCCTGCCTCTCGCTAAGCTTGGCTTTGACGTCGTCTATGTTCTTTTCTACAACAATCCCAGCACCTATTTGGAATATTACTTTCTCTCTCTCCGCCACTTTAACCTTTAAGAAAGTCCCGGCTCCTAACGAGACCAGGACCTCGTGATCTGGACCCATATTTTTAACTTCGTCAAGTGCATAGGTTGCTCTTCGAGCCTCCTCCAGCATTTGATTCAAAAGCACTAACCTGTCTTCAAGCATCTGGGCTTGTTGCTCGTAAATGTTAAGCTGGCTTAAAATCTCCCTAAACTTCTGTTCGTCCTCCGACATCTTTCACATCTCCACTCCGGAAAGAATTCTAACTATCGGGCTTTCAGCTTCCTCGGGCTTGATAACCTCTACCTTTTCAATCACTATGTTTCGTCTTTTAACCCTATGCCGGCTCCCTATATTCGAGTAAATAAGCTCTAGTGCATGGTCCTTCTTCAAAGCTCGTATTTCATCGACAAAAAAGTACTTATTCTTCTTAACTTTCTTCTTGACGTAGTAACCCTCAATTCTGAAGACTTTAACTTCATTGTCCTGCATCGGGAAGACACCCCCTTTTAACTGATGTTGAGAACGTTCATTATGTTTTGAATTTCGGGCCCGGTTGTGTCTTCGCCGACGAGTGCTCCCACAGAGTTAGCCACTAAACCGACTTTGACGTACGGCACACCACAGTTAACTGTGCCTACATCTACGGGGATGCCAAAAAGTTTTTCGAGCTCCCTCAGCTCGCTGGAGGTTGACTGAGGGTGAACTATCACTCCTTTGCTGGTAGCAACACCTGACGAACCAACTATTGTCATATTAGCTATGGTACCCTTTCGAACTGTAACGTTCAAAGTTTCCTCTATAACGGATATTGCTTCATCTCCGAGCTCGGGGCTGGCCAGGCACGCCTTCTCGTTAGTTAGGACAACGTTTCCTATGGCAGTTATCTTGCCCGGTACTCTGGAGACATTGATTCCTAGGGACTTCTTGAGGGCGTCGATCTCCTCCTCTAAGGCATAGTATGGGACTAGTAGCCCGTTTGGGTTCCCGGCTGACAGTACACCTACCAGCCTGCTTTCACCTATCAAGCTCTTAACAGCTTCGACTTCAAGGTTCTCCTTTATCGCCCGGATCACCTTGCCGGGAGTATCGGGTGGGACTATAGCATAGCTCTCTGTCGCCAGTATGAACACGCCTATACTAGACGTCCCCTTGAACTTTATGCGTGCGATGCCCAACCTTCAGCCCTTCCCTTTAGTTAAGAAGCAAGATCCACTCTTACCACGCCTTCGCTGTCCTTGACCGCTTTCACCTTGATCCTTCTCGGAGGCTTCTGGTCCCCTCTGCTCCAGATTTTCTCATTCAATCTCTGGGATATGAGAACTCTCTGTGCTTTCATATGTCTCGAAATGAACTCCCTTATTATCTTAATCGCCTTCTTCGTCCTCTTATTGCGTGGCACATAGTACGCCTTTCTCAAAGGAATAATGTAAAACCTAGTTTCCCCTTCCTCTGGGAGAGCTTCCTCTAGGGCGGCCTCCTCCCTTGAGGCTACTTCCTCCTCTTTAACCTCTTTCAACTCAACTTTTTCCTCAAAGTTTTCGCCCATCATCGACCACCCACTTACAGTTGTAACCTGCTTCTTCTCCAGTGTCTTCTCTTAAAGTTCACTCTTACACGACCAGCAGTTCTAATTACGACCCAAGCAGGAATATTCGAGTTCTGCTTACCTGCACGTGCAAGCCTCAACTTTTTCGCTAAAGGTTTAACCCGGGCCATTATGGGTCACCTAAACTTAACCTTTGTTTCGCGCTTCGCGCCCTGAAGCTGTAAGAGTATCTTCTTAAGCATTTCGTCAGTTATTGGTAGTTTAATTCTTCCACTTTGAGCGAGCTGTATTAGTTGAACTTCAAGCTGCTCAGCAAAGGATGGTTTAACCATTTTCAAGTTTGCAAGCCGCTCCCTAGCTTCCGGAGTCAAGATCTGTCTAAGAGCAGCCTGCTTCTGAGCCTCCATCTCCCTCTTTAGCTCCTCCTGTCTCTGAGCCTCAGCGATTTGTCTCTGAAGCTCAAGCATTCTCCTACGCCTTATCTCCTCGAGCTCCTCGTCGGACATTTCCAATCACCCCGGACAAGCAAGGGAGTTTAAGGCTATGATGCAAACCTGGCCTAGTCCTCTACAAGTAATTCTTAAGTTCAGGTATTTCTTTCTTGAGCCTTAAACTTATTTTGTGAGCTATTCTATCGAGTAGGGAGCGCCCCTTGGCTGTTATGCACCTGCCCTCCTTTTCGACTTTCTCTACCAAACCGGCTGCCTCGAGCTGTTGGAGGGCTTTCCGTATTATGGCGCCGCTCCCCTTAGCAAAGCGCTCCGGCTTGACACCTCTCCTCTTCCTTCCACCGTAAGCAGTCCTCAGACGCGAAACCCCCACGGGGCCGTATATGTAGAGTTTCCTAAGTATAGACGCGCACCTCACATACCACCAGTCGTCCTGCACCGGCTGCCGCTCTTTATGCACCCCCGTCTTCCAGAAGCGCGACCCCGGGGGAGGAGAGATTTCCGGGTACTCCTTCTTGAGGACTTCCGCAACCTCTTTTATCAAATCCCATGCTGGAACGTCGAAAATCGTCACCAAGCAGCTTCGTCCTCCTTAAACCCTTGCTATGAAACATCTCTACGATTAATATAAAGCTTACCGGGCTTCAGCGAAACGATTTCATTGTTAACGAATTCTAGAAGTAAATTTTAATTTTTCCACCATTGTGCTCTTAACAATGCAGTTTTTAATGCTTCACACTCAAGGCGCTCCTTGCAGCTCCGCTTAACTTAGCTGAAGTATTCTTTCAACAACCCCCCATCTCTTGCTACTCGACCACGATGAGCTTCAACGGATTTCCATCCTTGTCGTACGCGTGAATGTTTTCAACGCCGGTGTAAGGGTAAGATACTATCAAGTGCACTACGCCAAAAGCAAACGCCACATTTAAGTCTTGCTTGGAAGGACGTGGGTCCCCTGACGGATGACTGTGAACGCTGCCAACAAGAGACATATCTATTGGGAGTTCATGTAGAGGAAACGAGGATTCACCAATGCCGTAAACGCTGAAAGGGGGAACAACCACCTCGGCTATAACTCCCCTCCTTACCCTTAGAAGAGCGATGAACTCTTTGGGATGAAGCTCCCTTGAAACTTCAAGCAGCCCCTCAGCTAGGCTCCTCTTAATCTTCACCGCTGTGAGCTGTCCTGCTCTCCTTCTTAAAAACCCCAATGAATCCACCTCGCCCTCGGCAGCGTACCTTTCTAGTCCAAGTTGAAATCTGCTGAGACTTGCAACACTCTATTTTTTTTAATTTGCCCAAAAAGTTAAAAAACAATTTGCTCTTATTTTCTTCCGAACTAAGAGGGGGGAGCTTTGAGCACTTGCGATCTCCTAGTGAGACATTTCAACTTTTCGCCTAAAAAACCCTGCAAGTTCTGGGTTCGCGTTGAAGGTAAAGCGTCTAGGTGCTTACTTGATGGCTCTGTTCCAATTTGTTGCGGCAACTGGTGTGAAGACCTAGGGCCAGACCTCTACGTGGTCATCTGTGACAAGCTGAAGGAGGTTGCAAGAAACGTCGTGTACGCTATTAGAACAGGGATAGATGATATCGACCTGACTTTAAAAGGAGGTCTCATTCCACCAGTACATGCGGCATTCATAGGTAACATGAAAAATATAGATGCTTTCTTTGAACATTTACTCACCGAGGCTGCTGAAAAAAGGTATATGTGCGTCAAAATGTCTTCTGGAACGCTCAGGGTTCCTATCGGTGAAGTTCAAGGCGTCATATTTAGGGATCTCAACTCATTCTACGATGGACAATCTGTTTTCCAGCAGTTGAGTGAGATTTCAAGACTTGAAAGAAGCTCGCTTGAGCGCGGCTTTCAGGGGTTGCTGGTGGCGTTCAATAACCTATTGTACTTGGCCTCTACTGGTCAAGTGTCGAAAGTCATGTTCTTCGAAGAGCAGTTGGAGAAAATGAGGAGTAAGTTCAGAAAAACGATAGTACTCTGTCTATATGATAAAAATTCGCTTGACAAAATAAGAGAAAACTTTATACTTAATGTGCACAGCTTAGTCGCTTACATCGAGGAACCGTTAAAGGTTAAGGTTTTAAAAGCAAGCAGTTGAACAGAACTTACTTAAAGAGCCAGTGGTCGAGCAAGTTGAAGCCCAGCTTAGAAATCTCGGTCGTAAAACAAGTGCTCTAACCCGAGTGTCAATTATTGGAAGCCTGGTGCGTCATAAACCTTGTGCTCTCAACCTCAAATTTAATATTCCGTTTACAAACATTTATTCCTGTGAAGTGGTGCCAGCTTGAAGGTGTTTCACTTGGTAGAAGGAAGCGA
This window contains:
- a CDS encoding Mov34/MPN/PAD-1 family protein produces the protein MGFLRRRAGQLTAVKIKRSLAEGLLEVSRELHPKEFIALLRVRRGVIAEVVVPPFSVYGIGESSFPLHELPIDMSLVGSVHSHPSGDPRPSKQDLNVAFAFGVVHLIVSYPYTGVENIHAYDKDGNPLKLIVVE
- the ftsY gene encoding signal recognition particle-docking protein FtsY; translation: MFEKVREGIGRVIEKITVKELSESELDSILWELQLVLVQNDVSLKVAEKIAQSLKEKLIGSKVKRFTDVKSLVRDSLREAVLEVLRSGGEIDLVKMVEEKKRTGEPFTMVFLGVNGTGKTLSVAKVAHFLQKNGFSCVLAAADTFRAGSIEQLEKHAKNLGVKCIKQSYRSDAAAVAWDAVEHARAKHVNVVLVDTAGRMQTDKNLLDEMKKIVRVVNPDLKVFVGDALTGNDAVEQAEKFNEAVGIDAIILTKVDADAKGGAALSITYATRKPIMFVGVGQGYDDLEKFDAEWFVERIV
- a CDS encoding 50S ribosomal protein L31e, with product MGENFEEKVELKEVKEEEVASREEAALEEALPEEGETRFYIIPLRKAYYVPRNKRTKKAIKIIREFISRHMKAQRVLISQRLNEKIWSRGDQKPPRRIKVKAVKDSEGVVRVDLAS
- the rpl18a gene encoding 50S ribosomal protein L18Ae, with translation MQDNEVKVFRIEGYYVKKKVKKNKYFFVDEIRALKKDHALELIYSNIGSRHRVKRRNIVIEKVEVIKPEEAESPIVRILSGVEM
- a CDS encoding translation initiation factor IF-6, which codes for MGIARIKFKGTSSIGVFILATESYAIVPPDTPGKVIRAIKENLEVEAVKSLIGESRLVGVLSAGNPNGLLVPYYALEEEIDALKKSLGINVSRVPGKITAIGNVVLTNEKACLASPELGDEAISVIEETLNVTVRKGTIANMTIVGSSGVATSKGVIVHPQSTSSELRELEKLFGIPVDVGTVNCGVPYVKVGLVANSVGALVGEDTTGPEIQNIMNVLNIS
- the pfdA gene encoding prefoldin subunit alpha — encoded protein: MSEDEQKFREILSQLNIYEQQAQMLEDRLVLLNQMLEEARRATYALDEVKNMGPDHEVLVSLGAGTFLKVKVAEREKVIFQIGAGIVVEKNIDDVKAKLSERQGELERELQNTAQQLDATVRRARELNRQLQELAAKISKEKGLD
- a CDS encoding 30S ribosomal protein S19e, with the protein product MTIFDVPAWDLIKEVAEVLKKEYPEISPPPGSRFWKTGVHKERQPVQDDWWYVRCASILRKLYIYGPVGVSRLRTAYGGRKRRGVKPERFAKGSGAIIRKALQQLEAAGLVEKVEKEGRCITAKGRSLLDRIAHKISLRLKKEIPELKNYL
- a CDS encoding DNA-binding protein: MSDEELEEIRRRRMLELQRQIAEAQRQEELKREMEAQKQAALRQILTPEARERLANLKMVKPSFAEQLEVQLIQLAQSGRIKLPITDEMLKKILLQLQGAKRETKVKFR
- the argF gene encoding ornithine carbamoyltransferase, with amino-acid sequence MVCGENSLDRKRGMVRHFLSVADVTREELEKLLLTAERIKGGVPPPKVLSGKIVAAIFLKPSTRTRVSFEVAVRRLGGDFIFLRGDELQLVRGEPLKDTARVLGRYVDGIIARVYSHRDLEVLAEYSGVPVVNALSDLEHPCQALADMLTVKEKLGRLRGVTLAFVGDGNNVCHSLLLACSMLGVNIRVATPKGYEPKREIVEKAVSMAQPETEIRILNSPEKAVEGADVVYTDVFVSMGDEGEAEERLSVFLPRFQVNGKLLRLAKPNAIVMHCLPAHRGEEITEDVLEGERSAVWDQAENRLYAQEALLSFLYS